Proteins from a genomic interval of Clostridium sp. AN503:
- a CDS encoding LacI family DNA-binding transcriptional regulator produces MAVTIKDVAKRAGVSYSTVSRALNGIGTENGEKRKRILDIAQEMGYVPNQAAINLKLSRSYVIGLYFSTISKMSSPFVLHDVLTGVYSIVGSKYNVVVKGIDMHEPGTLNPSYFDGVIVLSQRSEDQAFMDEVLQKKIPMVVICRTVFVDAPNVTTDEAKAMERAMDYLIENGHRKICVIEGAPNLDSTRLRHRGWQTSARKHGIDPQTIPIVGGTYRYASGYQGAKVLLEHHPTAILCFNDEMAFGAREAIAEAGLKVPDDVSLIGFDNWDLSGYNSMKLTTVERSMSEIAREGTRVLLRRLEDGIIDNSRVFLENKLVVRETVKNIREEH; encoded by the coding sequence ATGGCGGTTACGATTAAAGATGTTGCAAAACGGGCGGGGGTTTCCTATTCTACCGTGTCCCGGGCTTTGAATGGAATTGGAACTGAGAATGGGGAGAAACGAAAGAGGATACTTGACATTGCACAGGAGATGGGCTATGTACCGAATCAGGCGGCGATCAATCTGAAGCTGTCCAGATCTTATGTCATCGGGCTGTATTTTTCGACGATCAGCAAGATGTCGTCCCCTTTTGTACTGCATGATGTGCTGACCGGGGTTTACAGCATTGTGGGCAGCAAATACAACGTGGTGGTAAAAGGTATCGATATGCATGAACCGGGGACGCTCAATCCCAGCTATTTTGATGGGGTGATCGTGCTGAGCCAGCGGAGCGAGGACCAGGCGTTTATGGATGAGGTCTTACAGAAAAAAATACCGATGGTGGTCATCTGTCGGACTGTATTTGTGGACGCCCCCAACGTGACGACGGACGAGGCGAAGGCGATGGAACGTGCCATGGACTATCTGATCGAGAATGGGCACCGGAAGATCTGTGTGATCGAGGGCGCGCCGAATCTGGATTCCACCAGGCTGCGTCACCGCGGCTGGCAGACCTCCGCCCGCAAACACGGCATAGACCCGCAGACGATCCCGATCGTAGGAGGTACCTACCGCTACGCCAGCGGCTACCAGGGGGCGAAAGTCCTTTTGGAGCATCACCCGACGGCGATCCTCTGTTTTAATGACGAGATGGCTTTCGGGGCCAGGGAGGCCATTGCGGAAGCCGGTTTAAAGGTACCGGACGACGTATCGTTGATCGGTTTCGACAACTGGGATCTATCCGGCTACAACAGCATGAAGCTGACCACCGTGGAGAGGAGCATGAGCGAGATCGCCAGGGAAGGCACCCGGGTGCTGCTGCGGAGGCTGGAGGACGGGATCATCGATAACAGCAGGGTGTTTTTGGAGAATAAGCTGGTCGTCAGGGAGACGGTGAAGAATATACGTGAAGAGCATTGA
- a CDS encoding glycoside hydrolase family 28 protein: MKVNCIFQTARCAAVEIEDGGIFETEKPYEIYVNDVLYGSTERVITSIYGLKPDTDYRIRVEAAEGASVEIRTDREFVTLNVKEFGAKGDGVQDDTTFIQAAIMACPKDSRVLVPAGTYRITSLFLKDGLRLELAKGAVLSAETDRTRFPVFPGMVQSYDEEDEYNLGTWEGNPLPMFSGIITGVNVKHVVLYGEGTIEGNASSEPDNWWYDAKRKRTAFRPRMIFLNHCEDVVVQGIRVQNSPSWNIHPYFSDRLRFLDLTVLNPKDSPNTDGLDPESCRDVEIAGVYFSLGDDCIALKSGKIYMGAKYKTPCENVTIRQCCMRDGHGSITIGSEMAGGVKNITVKDCLFLHTDRGLRIKTRRGRGRDAVIDGILFENIRMDHVMTPFVINCFYYCDPDGHTEYVRTKEALPVDERTPEIRTLVFHRIEASNCHVAAAYLHGLPEQKIRRVIMEHIHITYAPEPKADVPAMMDGLEPCAKMGIFADNIEQLTLRDVTIEGQEGDAYLLGNIGRLER, encoded by the coding sequence ATGAAGGTCAATTGTATTTTTCAGACGGCAAGATGTGCGGCGGTTGAGATTGAGGATGGAGGCATCTTTGAGACGGAGAAACCATATGAAATTTATGTAAATGATGTACTGTACGGCAGTACAGAGCGGGTGATCACCAGCATCTATGGTTTAAAGCCGGATACGGATTACCGGATCCGGGTAGAGGCGGCGGAAGGCGCATCGGTAGAGATCCGTACTGACCGGGAGTTCGTCACTTTAAATGTTAAAGAATTCGGCGCAAAAGGCGACGGGGTGCAGGATGACACAACCTTTATCCAGGCGGCTATCATGGCCTGCCCGAAGGACAGCCGGGTGCTGGTACCGGCGGGCACCTACCGGATCACCAGCCTGTTTTTAAAGGATGGCCTGCGTCTGGAGCTGGCAAAGGGGGCGGTGCTCTCTGCAGAGACGGACCGGACAAGGTTCCCGGTATTTCCCGGCATGGTCCAGAGCTACGACGAGGAGGACGAATACAATCTGGGGACATGGGAGGGCAATCCTCTGCCGATGTTTTCCGGGATTATCACTGGCGTAAATGTAAAACATGTGGTATTGTATGGAGAGGGCACAATTGAGGGCAATGCGTCGTCCGAGCCGGACAACTGGTGGTACGATGCGAAAAGGAAGCGGACCGCATTCCGCCCAAGGATGATCTTTTTAAACCACTGCGAGGATGTGGTGGTGCAGGGCATCCGGGTACAGAACAGTCCCAGCTGGAATATCCACCCGTATTTTTCAGACCGCCTTCGTTTCCTGGATTTGACGGTGCTGAATCCGAAGGATTCTCCGAATACGGACGGGCTGGACCCGGAATCCTGCCGGGATGTGGAGATAGCAGGCGTTTATTTTTCCCTGGGAGATGACTGTATCGCCCTGAAATCCGGAAAGATCTATATGGGTGCAAAGTATAAGACGCCATGTGAAAATGTGACGATCCGCCAGTGCTGTATGAGGGACGGCCACGGTTCCATCACCATTGGCAGCGAGATGGCAGGAGGCGTGAAGAACATAACGGTAAAGGACTGCCTGTTCCTTCACACGGACCGCGGGCTGCGGATCAAAACCAGGCGTGGACGGGGCAGGGATGCGGTGATCGACGGGATCCTGTTTGAAAATATCCGTATGGACCACGTGATGACGCCGTTTGTGATCAACTGTTTTTATTACTGTGATCCGGACGGGCACACAGAGTATGTGCGCACCAAAGAAGCTCTCCCGGTGGACGAACGGACGCCGGAGATCAGGACGCTGGTATTTCACAGGATCGAGGCTTCCAACTGCCATGTGGCGGCGGCATATCTGCACGGTTTGCCGGAGCAGAAGATCCGCAGGGTCATTATGGAGCACATCCATATTACTTATGCGCCGGAGCCAAAGGCGGACGTGCCGGCCATGATGGACGGCCTGGAGCCATGCGCGAAAATGGGGATTTTCGCGGACAATATCGAGCAGCTTACGCTCCGGGATGTGACGATAGAAGGCCAGGAGGGGGATGCATACCTTCTTGGAAATATTGGCAGGCTGGAGCGGTGA
- a CDS encoding carbohydrate ABC transporter permease — translation MTREQKTKLSACLRYVLLVIVGFVMVYPLIWMVGATFKTNSEIFTSAWFWPKNPVFDGYNNAFKSYGGKISLISSMINTYKIVIPKVIFTVISATITAYGFARFNFIGKGILFSLMISTLFLPQVVLNAPQYIMYNGWGWTDSYLPLVVPSLFAADTYFVFMLVQFLRGIPRELEEAAKIDGCNSLKTLWYVIVPMLKPSLVSCALFQFMWTSNDFQGPLIYISNMTKYTHSIYLRMSMDGDTGFQWNRILAMSLITIIPSLIVFFCAQDSFIDGISAGGVKG, via the coding sequence ATGACAAGAGAGCAGAAAACAAAACTCAGCGCATGTCTGCGCTATGTCCTGTTGGTCATCGTTGGATTTGTTATGGTATATCCTCTGATCTGGATGGTGGGAGCTACCTTTAAGACCAACTCGGAGATCTTCACAAGCGCATGGTTCTGGCCGAAGAATCCGGTGTTCGACGGATACAATAACGCGTTTAAGAGCTATGGAGGAAAGATCAGCCTGATCAGTTCCATGATCAACACCTACAAGATTGTGATCCCGAAGGTGATCTTTACGGTGATCTCCGCAACCATTACCGCATATGGTTTTGCCAGGTTCAATTTCATCGGGAAGGGGATCCTGTTCTCCCTGATGATCTCCACCCTGTTTTTACCGCAGGTAGTGCTCAATGCGCCGCAGTACATCATGTACAATGGCTGGGGATGGACAGATTCCTATCTGCCCCTGGTCGTACCGTCTTTGTTTGCGGCGGATACCTACTTCGTGTTCATGCTGGTGCAGTTCCTCCGCGGTATCCCGAGAGAGCTGGAGGAGGCGGCCAAGATCGACGGCTGCAACTCCTTAAAGACCCTGTGGTATGTGATCGTCCCGATGTTAAAACCGTCGCTGGTATCCTGTGCGCTGTTCCAGTTCATGTGGACCTCCAACGACTTCCAGGGACCGTTAATCTACATCTCCAACATGACGAAATATACGCACTCCATTTACCTGCGTATGTCCATGGACGGCGATACGGGTTTCCAGTGGAACCGTATCCTGGCGATGTCCCTGATCACCATCATCCCTTCCCTGATCGTGTTCTTCTGCGCCCAGGATTCCTTCATCGACGGGATCTCGGCAGGCGGCGTCAAGGGCTGA
- a CDS encoding sugar ABC transporter permease, with protein sequence MQKKSFSKILSENAGFFFILPWLIGFLVFKVYPFGSSLYYSFTNYDLFTGITKTGMMNYEKIFTDEDIMRAFKVTFKYAIFDVPLKLAFALFIAYILNFKLKGVNFFRTAYYIPSILGGSIAIAILWRAIFNTDGLINTVITLFGGEKINWMAGANSALFVIILLRVWQFGSAMVIFLAALKGVSQDLYEAASIDGAGKWRQFFSITVPIITPVIFYNLITQLCQAFQEFNGPYLVTKGGPNGATTLISMLIYNNAFLRHKMGMASAQAWVLFVIVMTLTAVAFISQKKWVYYSDEDGR encoded by the coding sequence ATGCAGAAAAAAAGCTTCAGCAAGATTTTATCTGAAAATGCCGGCTTCTTTTTCATCTTACCGTGGCTGATCGGATTCCTGGTATTTAAGGTATATCCGTTTGGGTCTTCTTTGTACTACAGCTTTACAAACTATGATCTGTTTACAGGGATTACAAAGACCGGAATGATGAACTATGAAAAGATATTCACCGATGAGGACATCATGCGTGCATTTAAGGTCACGTTTAAATATGCGATCTTCGATGTGCCGTTAAAACTGGCGTTTGCATTATTTATCGCGTACATATTGAACTTTAAGTTAAAGGGAGTTAATTTCTTCCGTACCGCTTACTACATCCCGTCGATCCTGGGCGGCTCCATCGCGATCGCGATCCTGTGGAGAGCTATCTTCAATACCGACGGCCTGATCAATACGGTGATCACCCTGTTCGGCGGCGAGAAGATCAACTGGATGGCAGGGGCCAACAGCGCCCTGTTCGTGATCATCCTGCTGCGTGTGTGGCAGTTTGGTTCGGCGATGGTCATCTTTTTAGCGGCATTAAAGGGAGTGTCCCAGGATCTCTATGAGGCGGCTTCCATCGACGGCGCAGGCAAGTGGAGACAGTTCTTCAGCATTACCGTGCCGATCATCACGCCGGTTATTTTCTACAACCTGATCACACAGCTCTGCCAGGCGTTCCAGGAGTTCAACGGACCGTATCTGGTGACTAAGGGCGGCCCCAACGGAGCCACCACCCTGATCTCCATGCTGATCTACAACAACGCGTTCCTGCGTCACAAGATGGGTATGGCGAGCGCTCAGGCATGGGTACTGTTTGTGATCGTAATGACATTGACCGCAGTAGCATTTATCAGCCAGAAGAAGTGGGTTTATTATTCTGATGAGGATGGGAGGTAG
- a CDS encoding ABC transporter substrate-binding protein, producing MRRNMKKAVALTMAAVTAMSLTACGGSSASSEKAPAAGENQAGGAAQADGGSDEQINLTFSWWGGDSRHEATEKAIAAFMEKYPNINVTPEYGAWTGWEEKQSLNILGGNSADVMQINWNWIESYSGNGTNFANLEDYSDVLDLTQFPESSLELCKADGKLMAVPVALTGRLFYWNKTTFDEVGCPIPTDTESLMAAGAAFKAFNEDYYPLALGEYDRIIFMVYYLESIYNKPWVENGELNYTVEEIQKGMDFMCELEAAHAIPTIATIQGDMADSLDKNAKWIDGKYAGIFEWDSAASKCQKAVVESTNKPGQEFVIGDFIKFGDHKGGFTKISMGLAVSASSAHPKEAAMLINFLLNDPEGVEISSTERGIPCSRAAVEILNEKGLGDALVKEANAKVLDYCPFPLDSKFEHNDLKANPDGVYYKVFGKLSSGDIDSAKAAQDLIDGINECMGN from the coding sequence GCGCAGCCCAGGCGGACGGAGGCTCTGATGAGCAGATAAACTTAACCTTTTCCTGGTGGGGCGGCGACTCCAGACATGAGGCGACTGAGAAAGCGATCGCAGCATTTATGGAGAAATATCCGAATATCAATGTCACCCCGGAGTACGGCGCATGGACCGGCTGGGAGGAGAAGCAGTCCTTAAATATCCTGGGCGGCAATTCCGCAGACGTGATGCAGATCAACTGGAACTGGATCGAGTCTTATTCCGGCAACGGGACCAACTTTGCAAACCTGGAGGATTATTCGGACGTACTGGATCTGACCCAGTTCCCGGAGAGCTCTTTAGAGCTGTGCAAGGCGGACGGCAAGCTGATGGCAGTGCCGGTGGCGCTGACCGGACGTCTGTTCTACTGGAACAAGACCACCTTCGATGAGGTAGGATGTCCGATCCCGACCGATACGGAATCCCTGATGGCGGCAGGCGCAGCGTTCAAGGCATTTAATGAAGATTATTATCCGCTGGCTTTGGGCGAGTACGACAGGATCATCTTCATGGTATATTATCTGGAATCCATCTACAACAAGCCGTGGGTAGAGAACGGTGAGCTTAACTACACCGTGGAGGAGATCCAGAAGGGCATGGACTTCATGTGCGAGCTGGAAGCAGCTCATGCGATCCCGACCATCGCTACGATCCAGGGCGACATGGCAGACTCTCTGGATAAGAATGCAAAATGGATCGACGGCAAGTACGCGGGTATCTTTGAGTGGGATTCCGCCGCAAGCAAGTGCCAGAAGGCAGTGGTAGAGTCCACCAATAAACCGGGGCAGGAATTTGTCATCGGCGACTTTATCAAGTTCGGCGATCACAAGGGCGGATTTACCAAGATCTCCATGGGCCTGGCAGTGTCTGCAAGCTCCGCGCATCCGAAGGAGGCTGCAATGCTCATCAACTTCCTGTTAAATGATCCGGAAGGCGTTGAGATCAGCTCTACCGAGCGTGGTATTCCGTGCTCCAGGGCTGCTGTAGAGATCCTGAACGAGAAGGGCCTGGGCGATGCTCTTGTAAAAGAGGCCAATGCAAAGGTTCTGGATTACTGCCCATTCCCGCTGGATTCCAAGTTTGAGCACAACGATCTGAAAGCGAACCCGGATGGCGTTTACTACAAAGTATTCGGCAAACTCAGCTCCGGCGACATCGACAGCGCGAAGGCTGCCCAGGATCTGATCGACGGGATCAACGAGTGTATGGGGAACTGA